The Vallitalea longa genome includes a window with the following:
- a CDS encoding substrate-binding domain-containing protein, which produces MNKNITMKDIADKLGVSKVTVSKALNDKDGVSEELKIKIKMVAEDMGYRYNALAKSLKVSNSYNIGVIIAERFTGDNRSFYLTFYQYISRILEEYHYSAILNILDSKDEERLNLPRIYNQRKVDGFIILGQVNKGYIELLQNIEMPIIFLDFYDEHIDIDTIITDNFYGAYEITNYLIKNGHRQIGYVGNLNATSSIQDRFLGYYKSLLEHRIKLNEEYIINDRDEKGKFIDLKLPDELPTAFVCNCDMIAYNLIKKLNDKGYKVPEDCSVVGFDNDIYATISDVKITTVEVDMEEMAKTAVRCIIEKMKNTNEKYGRISIKGNIVFRNSVKSL; this is translated from the coding sequence ATGAATAAAAACATTACAATGAAGGATATAGCTGACAAGTTAGGGGTTAGTAAAGTTACTGTTTCAAAAGCACTGAATGATAAAGATGGTGTAAGTGAAGAACTGAAAATTAAGATAAAAATGGTTGCGGAAGATATGGGTTATAGATATAATGCTTTGGCAAAATCATTAAAAGTTAGTAATTCTTATAATATCGGGGTAATTATTGCAGAACGTTTTACAGGTGATAATAGATCTTTTTATTTGACTTTTTATCAGTATATATCAAGGATATTAGAGGAATATCATTATTCTGCGATACTGAATATATTAGATTCTAAAGATGAAGAACGGCTTAATCTCCCTAGAATATACAATCAGAGAAAAGTAGATGGATTTATTATATTGGGACAAGTGAATAAAGGATATATTGAATTGTTACAAAACATAGAAATGCCTATAATTTTTCTTGATTTTTACGATGAGCATATAGATATAGATACGATTATTACAGATAATTTTTATGGAGCATATGAGATTACTAATTATCTTATTAAAAATGGTCATAGACAGATAGGTTATGTTGGTAATTTAAATGCAACCAGCAGTATACAGGATAGATTTCTAGGGTATTATAAATCACTGTTAGAGCATAGAATTAAATTGAATGAAGAATATATAATCAATGATAGAGATGAAAAAGGTAAATTTATCGATCTGAAATTACCTGATGAGTTGCCTACTGCATTTGTCTGTAACTGTGATATGATCGCATATAATTTAATAAAAAAATTAAATGATAAAGGCTATAAAGTTCCAGAAGATTGTTCGGTTGTTGGATTTGATAATGATATTTATGCTACAATTTCTGATGTCAAGATAACTACAGTTGAAGTTGACATGGAAGAAATGGCTAAGACAGCTGTCAGATGTATTATAGAGAAAATGAAAAATACCAATGAAAAATATGGTAGAATTTCAATTAAGGGAAATATTGTATTTAGGAATTCTGTTAAGAGTTTATAA
- a CDS encoding ABC transporter substrate-binding protein, with the protein MKKILSLTLVVLLLMMTSLVACKNDSESEKTIKNNESDNNQATSSEKTNKDELKGEIIVLTNRTNLVDTDFPRYAKKFNETYPKVKVSFEGMADYEGQVKIRMNTEDYGDVLLIPNISVTEMPDFFEPLGSYEELSEKYVFVEKATCNDVVYGIPTVAGVDGVLYNKKVFQNAGIEKLPSTPDEFIMALKKIKENTEAIPLYTNYASGWALSQWQGNVLSVSGDSDFSNHLLDNDTPFAEGEPMHILYKLMYDVAKEGLIEDDPMTTDFELSKQMIANGEIGVIVAGSWIIPQAQEFAENPDDIGFMPFPYTNKDGNVYSGSGGDYCIAVNKNSKNKEAAEAFLYFFLNESGFANDQNAIPPVKGADMPSSLEPYQEMGVKLISDNPAPEGKEGLVNEIQNESEIGFYNDDYKKRIIEAGIGNTDETFEDIVNDLNERWATARKNVVK; encoded by the coding sequence ATGAAAAAAATTTTATCTTTAACTTTAGTAGTATTATTATTAATGATGACATCATTAGTGGCTTGTAAGAATGACAGCGAAAGTGAAAAAACCATAAAAAATAATGAATCTGATAACAACCAAGCAACAAGCTCAGAAAAAACAAATAAAGATGAGCTAAAAGGTGAAATCATTGTTTTGACAAACCGTACTAATTTGGTAGATACTGATTTCCCAAGGTATGCTAAGAAATTTAATGAAACATATCCAAAAGTAAAAGTTAGTTTTGAAGGTATGGCTGACTATGAAGGACAAGTAAAAATAAGGATGAATACAGAGGATTATGGGGATGTTTTGTTAATACCAAACATATCTGTAACAGAAATGCCTGATTTCTTTGAACCTCTTGGAAGTTATGAAGAACTTAGTGAAAAATATGTCTTTGTTGAAAAAGCAACTTGTAATGATGTAGTTTATGGTATTCCTACAGTGGCAGGAGTAGACGGTGTATTATATAACAAGAAAGTTTTTCAAAATGCTGGAATAGAAAAATTACCCTCAACTCCAGATGAATTCATTATGGCTTTAAAGAAAATCAAGGAAAACACAGAAGCGATACCTCTATATACTAACTATGCCAGTGGCTGGGCTTTGTCACAATGGCAGGGTAATGTACTTTCTGTCTCAGGGGATTCTGATTTCTCTAATCATTTGCTTGATAATGACACACCTTTTGCAGAAGGTGAACCAATGCATATTCTTTACAAATTGATGTATGATGTTGCAAAAGAAGGACTAATTGAAGATGATCCTATGACAACAGATTTTGAATTATCCAAACAAATGATTGCTAACGGAGAAATTGGTGTTATTGTAGCAGGTTCATGGATCATTCCTCAAGCTCAGGAATTTGCTGAAAATCCAGATGATATCGGATTCATGCCATTCCCTTATACTAATAAAGATGGTAACGTATATTCGGGAAGTGGTGGAGATTATTGTATTGCTGTTAATAAAAACAGTAAAAACAAAGAAGCTGCAGAAGCTTTTTTATATTTCTTCTTAAACGAATCAGGGTTTGCTAATGACCAAAATGCGATACCACCTGTAAAAGGAGCAGATATGCCTTCATCTCTAGAACCTTATCAAGAAATGGGTGTTAAATTAATTTCAGATAATCCAGCGCCAGAAGGTAAAGAAGGATTAGTCAATGAAATCCAAAATGAATCAGAAATTGGTTTTTACAATGATGATTATAAAAAACGTATTATAGAAGCTGGTATAGGAAATACAGATGAAACATTTGAAGATATAGTAAATGATCTTAATGAGAGATGGGCAACTGCTAGAAAAAATGTTGTGAAATAA
- a CDS encoding carbohydrate ABC transporter permease, which yields MFKFSRLSYKKQRKVIILLFLLVPIVLLITFSYWPLEKMFVYSFYKWNGFSKHKEFIGLNNYIKIFTEPKYFSVFKVSLYYLVGSFIQMPLALYFATILSFKIRGKNFFKGVIFFPYLLNGVAVGFIFLYFFKPDGTLDTLLGALGLNQLIQKWIGNPDIVNFSLAGSSVWRYIGFSFLTFLGAIQSIPSDIYEAAEIDGAGRWAQFRYIIFPSIKRIVELNFILSIKGAISVFEVPYIMTQGANGTKTFVIQTVDAAFKYSKFGLGSAMAVILLIIVVIASLIQNFIFKDREM from the coding sequence ATGTTCAAATTTTCTCGATTAAGTTATAAAAAGCAAAGAAAAGTAATTATTTTATTGTTTCTATTAGTGCCGATAGTATTGCTTATTACATTTTCGTATTGGCCATTAGAAAAGATGTTTGTCTATAGTTTCTATAAATGGAATGGCTTTAGTAAGCATAAAGAGTTTATAGGTCTTAATAATTACATAAAGATTTTTACTGAACCAAAATATTTTTCGGTATTTAAAGTAAGTTTATATTATCTTGTTGGTTCTTTTATTCAGATGCCTTTAGCCTTGTATTTCGCAACTATATTAAGTTTTAAAATTAGAGGGAAGAATTTCTTCAAAGGTGTTATATTTTTCCCATATCTATTAAATGGTGTTGCAGTTGGTTTTATATTCTTATATTTTTTCAAGCCAGATGGTACACTTGATACATTACTAGGTGCTCTAGGACTGAATCAGTTAATTCAGAAATGGATCGGTAATCCTGATATAGTTAATTTTTCTTTGGCGGGAAGTTCTGTGTGGAGATATATAGGTTTTAGTTTTTTAACATTTCTAGGAGCTATACAATCAATCCCCTCAGATATATATGAAGCTGCTGAAATTGATGGTGCTGGAAGATGGGCACAGTTTAGATACATAATTTTTCCAAGCATAAAAAGAATTGTTGAATTAAACTTTATTTTATCTATAAAAGGAGCGATAAGTGTATTTGAAGTACCTTATATAATGACTCAAGGAGCTAATGGTACAAAAACCTTTGTAATTCAAACAGTTGATGCAGCATTTAAATATAGTAAATTTGGATTAGGTTCAGCGATGGCTGTTATTTTATTGATAATAGTTGTCATTGCATCACTTATACAAAATTTTATTTTCAAAGATAGGGAGATGTAG